ATAAGGAGGTGAGGCTCCCTTCCATGAACTGTCTCTATGCCCCAGTCTAGTTGTTCTAAGGAGATCACTTCCATGAACTGTCTCTATGCCCCAGTCTAGTTGTTCTAAGGAGGTACGGTTCACTTCCATGAACTGTCTCTACGCCCCAGTCTAGTTGTTCTAAGGAGGTACGGTTCACTTCCATGAACTGTCTCTACGCCCCAGTCTAGTTGTTCTAAGGAGATGAGGCTCACTTCCATGAACTGTCTCTATGCCCCAGTCTAGTTGTTCTAAGGAGGTACGGTTCACTTCCATGAACTGTCTCTACGCCCCAGTCTAGTTGTTTTAAGGAGGTATGGCTCACTTCCATGAACTGTCTCTACGCCCCAGTCTAGTTGTTCTAAGGAGGTACGGCTCACTTCCATGAACTGTCTCTATGCCCCAGTCTAGTTGTTCTAAGGAGGTGAGGCTCACTTCCATGAACTGTCTCTATGCCCCAGTCTAGTTGTTCTAAGGAGGTGACGGCTCACTTCCATGAACTGTCTCTATGCCCCAGTCTAGTTGTTATAAGGAGGTGAGGCTCACTTCCATGAACTGTCTCTATGCCCCAGTCTAGTTGTTCTAAGGAGGTGAGGCTCACTTCCATGAACTGTCTCTATGCCCCAGTCTAGTTGTTCTAAGGAGGTGAGGCTCACTTCCATGAACTGTCTCTATGCCCCAGTCTAGTTGTTCTAAGGAGGTACGGCTCACTTCCATGAACTGTCTCTATGCCCCAGTCTAGTTGTTATAAGGAGGTGAGGCTCCCTTCCATGAACTGTCTCTATGCCCCAGTCTAGTTGTTCTAAGGAGGTGAGGCTCACTTCCATGAACTGTCTCTATGCCCCAGTCTAGTTGTTCTAAGGAGGTGAGGCTCACTTCCATGAACTGTCTCTATGCCCCAGTCTAGTTGTTCTAAGGAGGTACGGCTCACTTCCATGAACTGTCTCTATGCCCCAGTCTAGTTGTTCTAAGGAGGTGAGGCTCACTTCCATGAACTGTCTCTATGCCCCAGTCTAGTTGTTCTAAGGAGGTGAGGCTCACTTCCATGAACTGTCTCTATGCCCCAGTCTAGTTGTTCTAAGGAGGTGAGGCTCACTTCCATGAACTGTCTCTATGCCCCAGTCTAGTTGTTCTAAGGAGGTACGGTTCACTTCCATGAACTGTCTCTATGCCCCAGTCTAGTTGTTCTAAGGAGGTGAGGCTCACTTCCATGAACTGTCTCTATGCCCCAGTCTAGTTGTTCTAAGGAGGTACGGCTCACTTCCATGAACTGTCTCTATGCCCCAGTCTAGTTGTTCTAAGGAGGTGAGGCTCACTTCCATGAACTGTCTCTATGCCCCAGTCTAGTTGTTCTAAGGAGGTACGGCTCACTTCCATGAACTGTCTCTATGCCCCAGTCTAGTTGTTCTAAGGAGGTGAGGCTCACTTCCATGAACTGTCTCTATGCCCCAGTCTAGTTGTTCTAAGGAGGTGAGGCTCACTTCCATGAACTGTCTCTATGCCCCAGTCTAGTTGTTCTAAGGAGGTGAGGCTCACTTCCATGAACTGTCTCTATGCCCCAGTCTAGTTGTTCTAAGGAGGTACGGCTCACTTCCATGAACTGTCTCTATGCCCCAGTCTAGTTGTTCTAAGGAAGTGAGGCTCACTTTCATGAACTGTCTCTATGCCCCAGTCTAGTTGTTCTAAGGAGGTACGGCTCACTTCCATGAACTGTCTCTATGCCCCAGTCTAGTTGTTCTAAGGAGGTACGGTTCACTTCCATGAACTGTCTCTATGCCCCAGTCTAGTTGTTCTAAGGAGGTGAGGCTCACTTCCATGAACTGTCTCTATGCCCCAGTCTAGTTGTTCTAAGGAGGTACCGCTCACTTCCATGAACTGTCTCTATGCCCCAGTCTAGTTGTTCTAAGGAGGTGAGGCTCACTTCCATGAACTGTCTCTATGCCCCAGTCTAGTTGTTCTAAGGAGGTACGGCTCACTTCCATGAACTGTCTCTATGCCCCAGTCTAGTTGTTCTAAGGAGGTGAGGCTCACTTCCATGAACTGTCTCTATGCCCCAGTCTAGTTGTTCTAAGGAGGTGAGGCTCACTTCCATGAACTGTCTCTATGCCCCAGTCTAGTTGTTTTAAGGAGGTATGGCTCACTTCCATGAACTGTCTCTATGCCCCAGTCTAGTTGTTCTAAGGAGGTACGGCTCACTTCCATGAACTGTCTCTATGCCCCAGTCTAGTTGTTGTAAGGAGGTGAGGCTCACTTCCATGAACTGTCTCTATGCCCCAGTCTAGTTGTTCTAAGGAGGTGAGGCTCACTTCCATGAACTGTCTCTATGCCCCAGTCTAGTTGTTCTAAGGAGGTACGGCTCACTTCCATGAACTGTCTCTATGCCCCAGTCTAGTTGTTCTAAGGAGGTACGGCTCACTTCCATGAACTGTCTCTATGCCCCAGTCTAGTTGTTCTAAGGAGGTGAGGCTCACTTCCATGAACTGTCTCTATGCCCCAGTCTAGTTGTTCTAAGGAGGTACGGCTCACTTCCATGAACTGTCTCTATGCCCCAGTCTAGTTGTTGTGTACTTTCCTCTCTCATgtggtctgtgtgtatctaaccaAACAAAGTGTATCCATCTCAGTCTGTGCTGGGGGAAAACAGTGGATTATGGTcgttgtagttaattaccacgttcttgcgctgaactaggttgaatatttgcttaatgaAAACTACAACGCCCTTTAGCCCAGTGTCCCACATAGTTCTTTACATTCTTTCTCTCATGAATGATTTGATTTCTTTCTAGACAAACGCGTGTTTAGCTTTCAAAGAAAGCTAACTAAATagaattcaagtaattgaacccccccccctctctctctctctctcctctcctctctctctctctctctctctctctctctctcctctcctctctctctctctctctctctctctctctctctctctctctctctctctctctcctctcctctcctctcctctcctctcctctcctctctctctcctctctctctctctcctctcctctcctctcctctcctctcctctcctctcctctcctctcctctcctctcctctcctctcctctctctctctctcctctcctctcctctcctctctctctccccaggtggTGAATCTGTTCAACATGTTTATAACATATGGAGATACGTTCCTGCCCACCTCCAACAGTTATGATGAACTGTACTATGAGATCGTCAGGATGCACCAGATCTTTGACAACCTCTACTGCATGggtcagtctctctgtctgtctgtaacctcTACTGCATGggtcagtctctctgtctgtctgtaacttctACTGCATGggtcagtctctctgtctgtctgtaacctcTACTGCATGggtcagtctctctgtctgtctgtaacctcTACTGCAtgggtcagtctgtctgtctgtctgtaacctcTACTGCATGggtcagtctctctgtctgtctgtaacctcTACTGCATgggtcagtctgtcagtctgtaacCATTACTGCAtgggtcagtctgtctgtctgtctgtaacctcTACTGCAtgggtcagtctgtctgtctgtctgtaacctcTACTGCATgggtcagtctgtcagtctgtaacCTCTACTGCATgggtcagtctgtcagtctgtaacCTCTACTGCAtgggtcagtctgtctgtctgtctgtaacctcTACTGCAtgggtcagtctgtctgtctgtaacctcTACTGCAtgggtcagtctgtctgtctgtaacctcTACTGCAtgggtcagtctgtctgtctgtcagtctgtaacCTCTACTGCAtgggtcagtctgtctgtaacctCTACTGCAtgggtcagtctgtctgtcagtctgtaacCTCTACTGCAtgggtcagtctgtctgtctgtaacctcTACTGCATGGGTCAGTCTGTAACCTCTACTGCATGGGTCAGTCTGTAACCTCTACTGCATGGGTCAGTCTGTAACCTCTACTGCATGGGTCAGTCTGTAACCTCTACTGCATgggtcagtctgtcagtctgtaacCTCTACTGCAtgggtcagtctgtctgtctgtcagtctgtaacCTCTACTGCAtgggtcagtctgtctgtctataacCTCTACTGCATGGGTCAGTCTGTTATCTCTACTGCATgggtcagtctgtcagtctgtaacCTCTACTGCATGGGTCAGTCTGTAACCTCTACTGCATGGGTCAGTCTGTAACCTCTACTGCATGGGTCAGTCTGTAACCTCTACTGCATGGGTCAGTCTGTAACCTCTACTGCATgggtcagtctgtcagtctgtaacCTCTACTGCAtgggtcagtctgtctgtctgtcagtctgtaacCTCTACTGCAtgggtcagtctgtctgtctataacCTCTACTGCATGGGTCAGTCTGTAACCTCTACTGCAtgggtcagtctgtctgtctgtcagtctgtaacCTCTACTGCATGGGTCAGTCTGTAACCTCTACTGCATGGGTCAGTCTGTAACCTCTACTGCAtgggtcagtctgtctgtctataacCTCTACTGCATGGGTCAGTCTGTAACCTCTACTGCAtgggtcagtctgtctgtctgtcagtctgtcagtctgtaacCTCTACTGCATgggtcagtctgtcagtctgtaacCTCTACTGCATGAGTCAGTCTGTAACCTCTACTGCATGGGTCAGTCTGTAACCTCTACCTCATGGGTCAGTCTGTAACCTCTACCGCATGGGTCAGTCTGTAACCTCTACTGCATGGGTCAGTCTGTAACCTCTACTGCATGGGTCAGTCTGTAACCTCTACTGCAtgggtcagtctgtctgtctgtaacctcTACTGCATGGGTCAGTCTGTAACCTCTACTGCAtgggtcagtctgtctgtctgtaacctcTACTGCATGGGTCAGTCTGTAACCTCTACTACAtgggtcagtctgtctgtctgtaacctcTACTGCATGGGTCAGTCTGTAACCTGTACTGCAtgggtcagtctgtctgtctgtaacctcTACTGCATGGGTCAGTCTGTAACCTCTACTACATGGGTCAGTCTGTAACCTCTACTACAtgggtcagtctgtctgtcagtctgtaacCTCTACTACATgggccagtctgtctgtcagtctgtaacCTCTACTGCATGGGTCAGTCTGTAACCTCTACTACAtgggtcagtctgtctgtcagtctgtaacCTCTACTACATgggccagtctgtctgtcagtctgtaacCTCTACTACATGGGTCAGTCTGTAACCTCTACTACAtgggtcagtctgtctgtcagtctgtaacCTCTACTACAtgggccagtctgtctgtctgtctgtaacctcTACTACATGGGTCAGTCTGTAACCTCTACTACAtgggtcagtctgtctgtcagtctgtaacCTCTACTACATGGGCCAGTCTGTCTGAaatgactgtgtgtttgtttctaaGTGAATCCTGATGACTGAATTGTTTTCCTCACAGTACTGAGAGTGTCCACCAACACAGGCCAGTGGAAGGAGCCTGCCAGTAAAGTCACACACTCACTGGTCAACGTCAGGTAAGGGCACACACCTAGTGTGTATTGGTAGTGTTTGTACCAGTTAGTGAATAGTGTTGGGGAATACTTTACCTTGCAGAAATATCTATTACACAGACTGTGTCATCTCTTTTGGcttctgccatttcctggtttaCACTTTCAGCTTTTCTTCTTCAATCTTTCAGTTAGAGGAGCTGGTTGAAAATGGGTTTTGACTAGGCTTCATTTGTTTAGAGCTTTctcataacgtgtgtgtgtgttagtttggtctctctctctctctatccatctctctctctctctctctctctctctctctctctctctctctctctctctctcctctcctctcctctcctctcctctcctagttcAGAATACCTAATATATGCTGCAATGTTGGTCCCATCCAGCTTTATATTTCTTCATGTTTAAATATATTGGAAGATAAAACAGAATTCCATCACAGCAATGGAGCTCCTCTATAAAAGTCTGTGATTTACGTATTTCTACCTTCTCTCTCACCAATGCTTCCACTaattctgtgtttctgtgtgtgggggtgtgttttCAGGGCCATTATCAACCATTTCAACCCCAAGATTGAGTCCTACGCTGCAGTGAACCACATCTCCCAGCTGTCTGAGGACCAGGTAAACACGCCCCTTATGATGTCACAGGACACTCTATTATGAGTGTGAcatcaacttacctggtaaaataagggataAATCAAGCAGGGATGTCACAACATGCCTACTTGGGATGTCATAATGGCCCAGTGAAAGCTTTTGCGTTCTTTTTGACATCACAATGGCCATCTGATGACGTCACAATGACAACAGTGTTTAAATTCAGACTGTGGCTCTTTATGACGTCACAATGGAACACATCCCTTGAAACAGTGTTATTCGCATTGCACCAGGAGATAGGCTTTTAACCACACTCCATCAGGCAGCATTtaatgagaggagagaaaaatGGGGCTGTTCGTTGGCAGCCAGAGGCACGTACACACATCGTGCAGAtcagccggggggggggggggctgttcgtTGGCAGCCAGAGGCACGTACACACATTGTGCAGATCAGCAGGGGGGGCTGTTCGTTGGCAGCCAGAGGCACGTACACACATCGTGCAGATCAGCAGGGGGGGGCTGTTCGTTGGCAGCCAGAGGCACGTACACACATCGTGCAGATCAGCAGGGGGGGGCTGTTCGTTGGCAGCCAGAGGCACGTACACACATCGTGCAgatcagcaggggggggggggggggctgttcgtTGGCAGCCAGAGGCACGTACACACATCGTGCAGATCAGCAGGGTGGGGGGGGGCTGTTCGTTGGCAGCCAGAGGCACGTACACACATCGTGCAgatcagcaggggggggggggctgttcgtTGGCAGCCAGAGGCACGTACACACATCGTGCAGATCAGCAGGGGGGGGCTGTTCGTTGGCAACCAGAGGCACGTACACACATCGTGCAGATCAGCAGGGGGGGCTGTTC
This is a stretch of genomic DNA from Salvelinus namaycush isolate Seneca unplaced genomic scaffold, SaNama_1.0 Scaffold3972, whole genome shotgun sequence. It encodes these proteins:
- the LOC120040970 gene encoding armadillo-like helical domain-containing protein 3 isoform X1; protein product: MFITYGDTFLPTSNSYDELYYEIVRMHQIFDNLYCMVLRVSTNTGQWKEPASKVTHSLVNVRAIINHFNPKIESYAAVNHISQLSEDQVLEVVRSNYDTLTLKLQDGLDQFERYSEQPKEAAFFKELVRSISLNVRKNVSLNTLSQDLLLKEFSTIS